CCACTGAGGTAGAAAAATGTTATGTCTTCGGCGCCAAAATTTAAATCGCATTTCTGATTAGAATTTTAGGATTTTAAGTTAAGATTAAGAACGTTGTGCAAATTCAAGGAGTGGAtcttaaacaatttatttttatctctTTTACTATAATTTTAAGGACTTGTATATTAATTTAGGCAACGCTTCCAATGTATTGCAGCAGAAAAACTTTGAATTTAGAGCTTGGCCTTGCCCTGAACAGCTGTGGCCGCCACCAGAGCGGCTCCCCTGCCGGATCCGTCCTCGGAGACAACCAGTTCGAACTTGACGCCCGGCTTGAGGAGCTTCTTCATGTGAAACTGCAGCATATCGTGGTACTTGGGATGGAAGCGATACACGCTGCCGTCGATGCCGATGACCACCTCGTTGATGTTCATCTTGTTGATGATCGTGACCAGGCCGCAGGCACACAACTTGGCCGACCTGGAGGACACCGCCTCGCAGATGAAACGCAGTGCCTCCTTGTCCGGTTCCTGGCAGCCCACGATGCCCAGTTCGCTGAGGACCTTGTTGCAGCTGCGATACTCTCCTGGTGCATCGCTTTCAATGTCGGAAATATAGGAGGACTTGAAGCTCCAGCGCTCCTGCATCCTTTCGGAAGTGGTGCCGTGGAACATAAGGTCCCTGGCTACCATGTCCATGACGACCAAGCGCACCAGCTCACCCATATACATGCCCGAGATGCACTTTTCGAACGTCTGCTTGCCGGGATTGGGTGTCACCTTGTCGACGATCTTGTCGTAGGTGGTGCGAACGAACTCCAGGACACCATTGTCCCCGAACGCGCCCCACTCGCAGTTAATGATCATCGAAGGCTTGGGACTGGTCTGATATCCCTCGAAGCATTCGGCATTCACGGTCTTCTCCACATAGCACGCATTGCTGCCGGTGCCCACGATCAGTCCTATGCGGCAGTTGGGATGGTAGTAGGCGCAGGACATCAGGGTGCCCACCGTATCGTTGAGAATGGCCACTGTGTTCACCTTCATGTCGCCCCTGCGATCGATGGCCTCCTGGAGCAGAGTTACCACATTCTTGCCCACCACGCCTTCGCAGCTGAATCCTTTGGTCCAGGCCACTAGGATGCCCTTGGAGAGTCCCTGCTGCTGGACCGGAAACGAGAAGGTGAAGCCCAGCGGCAGTGACTCGTTCTCCAGGCCATGGTAGTGGCAAAACTCCGACAGGCATTCGGCCAGGAAGTCGAATAGCGCCTTTCCAGATCCGGACATCAGTGTTACGGGAAAATTGAAACTCTTCGAGACAATCTCCACGTCCGATTCGCTTAGCAGGTTCACGAGCAGCACCCTGAAAGTGGAGCCACCCAGATCGAGTGCCAAATACTTGCCACGCTCCTTGCCAGTGGGAAGATCCTGCACATGGCTGACGAAGCACTTGATCACCGCCCGCGAATGCGTGTCCTTGGCCAGGCCCATCTTGATCTCCTTGGTCATGCGCTCCACCACCTCGGTCATCTTCTCCTGGTCGATGAGGAAGCCCTTGACCGCGGCCTCAATTTCCGTGTTCACCAGGCTCGGCATTTTTCCTTCACGAAACAAAATTTTCAGTACGGGGCCAAATAGAGAATGAGTGAAAAGTCTAGACGTCCTTTTCATGACTGCATTTCAGGGCTACAATGTAAACTCAAGCGCTGCTTTGCTCATTGTAATTAGGCAAAGATTTAACTCGATACATAATAACAATTTATTCAAGCACTCTAGTAATCCATGGTGAACAACTTTGCGTCCGTATTGTACTTGTTGGCGTGTGCCATGCCCGCCATGATGGCCGCTCCCACGCCGCAGCTGTCCTGGGTGATGACGAACTCGAACTTGTACTTGGGATCGGTCAGCAGCCGGGTGTACTTGTTCAGCACGGCGGCGAAGGTCGGATGCAGGCGGTAGATGCCGCCATCGACGGCGATCGAGATCTCCGGCAGGTGCATGCGGTTGATGAGGCAGGACACGCCACTGGCCACCAGCATGGCAGCTCGATTCGTCACCGTATCGCAGATGTATTTCAGGGCAGCCAGATCCCGCTCCTTGCAGTGCCGTATGCGGAACTTGTCCATCACCTCCTGGGCCTTCGTATAGACGCCCGGGGGATCGGAGACTATTTCGATCAGCGACACCATGTCCAACTTCCACTGGATGCC
This genomic stretch from Drosophila yakuba strain Tai18E2 chromosome 3R, Prin_Dyak_Tai18E2_2.1, whole genome shotgun sequence harbors:
- the LOC6538392 gene encoding hexokinase type 2 — protein: MKRTSRLFTHSLFGPVLKILFREGKMPSLVNTEIEAAVKGFLIDQEKMTEVVERMTKEIKMGLAKDTHSRAVIKCFVSHVQDLPTGKERGKYLALDLGGSTFRVLLVNLLSESDVEIVSKSFNFPVTLMSGSGKALFDFLAECLSEFCHYHGLENESLPLGFTFSFPVQQQGLSKGILVAWTKGFSCEGVVGKNVVTLLQEAIDRRGDMKVNTVAILNDTVGTLMSCAYYHPNCRIGLIVGTGSNACYVEKTVNAECFEGYQTSPKPSMIINCEWGAFGDNGVLEFVRTTYDKIVDKVTPNPGKQTFEKCISGMYMGELVRLVVMDMVARDLMFHGTTSERMQERWSFKSSYISDIESDAPGEYRSCNKVLSELGIVGCQEPDKEALRFICEAVSSRSAKLCACGLVTIINKMNINEVVIGIDGSVYRFHPKYHDMLQFHMKKLLKPGVKFELVVSEDGSGRGAALVAATAVQGKAKL